The following proteins come from a genomic window of Populus alba chromosome 12, ASM523922v2, whole genome shotgun sequence:
- the LOC118044783 gene encoding uncharacterized protein — protein MPVNPWPLFSFLFLSSTLVLLFPFTAFAVNQQGETLLSWRRSLNGSPEGLNNWDSSNETPCGWFGITCNFNNEVVALGLRYVDLFGTLPSNFTFLSSLNTLVLSGTNLTGTIPKEIGTALPQLTHLDLSGNALTGEIPSELCNFPKLEQLLLNSNQLEGSIPIEIGNLTSLKWLILYDNQLSGSIPNTVGKLKYLEVIRAGGNKNLEGSLPQEIGNCSNLLMLGLAETSISGFLPPSLGLLKKLQTVAIYTTLLSGQIPPELGDCTELQDIYLYENSLTGSIPKTLGKLRKLRNLLLWHNNFVGIIPPELGNCNQMLVIDISMNSLTGSIPQSFGNLTELQELQLSLNQISGEIPAQLGNCQKIIHIELDNNQITGSIPPEIGNLFNLTLFYLWQNKLEGNIPPSISNCQNLEAIDLSQNGLVGPIPKGVFQLKKLNKLLLLSNNLSGEIPPEIGNCSSLIRFRANNNKVSGTIPAQIGNLKNLNFLDLGSNRITGVIPEEISGCQNLTFLDLHSNAISGNLPQSFNKLISLQFIDFSNNLIEGTLSPSLGSLSSLTKLTLAKNRLSGSIPSQLGSCSKLQLLDLSGNQLSGNIPSSVGKIPSLEIALNLSLNQLNGEIPSEFTGLNKLGILDISYNHLTGDLQHLAALQNLVVLNVSHNNFSGHVPDTPFFSKLPLSVLSGNPALCFSGNQCDSGDKHVKRGTAARVAMIVLLCAACALLLAALYIILASKKRGSGAQECEGEDDVEMSPPWEVTLYQKLDLSIADVARSLTAGNVIGRGRSGVVYKVTIPSGLMVAVKRFKSAEKISAAAFSSEIATLARIRHRNIVRLLGWGANRKTKLLFYDYMANGTLGTLLHEGNNVGLVEWETRFKIALGVAEGLAYLHHDCVPPILHRDVKAHNILLGDRYEAYLADFGLARLVEDDHGSFSANPQFAGSYGYIAPEYACMLKITEKSDVYSYGVVLLETITGKKPVDPSFPDGQHVVQWVRNHLRSKKDPVEILDPKLQGHPDTQIQEMLQALGISLLCTSNRAEDRPTMKDVAVLLKEIRQELITGGEAQKPTNKSSKTMESNPSYSSSSVTPAQLLMLQQGSSRCSLAYSSSSSTTITSSTNQ, from the exons ATGCCTGTAAATCCATGGCCCCTCTTTTCCTTCTTATTCCTCTCTTCGACCCTTGtgcttctctttccttttactGCTTTCGCCGTCAACCAACAAGGCGAAACTCTTCTTTCATGGAGGAGAAGCTTGAATGGATCACCTGAGGGGTTGAATAACTGGGACTCGAGCAATGAGACTCCCTGTGGATGGTTTGGAATTACTTGCAACTTTAACAATGAAGTCGTGGCATTGGGTTTGAGGTATGTCGATTTATTTGGAACACTTCCCTccaattttacatttttatcttCCTTAAACACGCTTGTTCTGTCTGGAACCAATCTTACCGGCACAATCCCAAAAGAGATTGGCACTGCTCTTCCTCAATTGACTCACTTAGACTTGAGTGGCAATGCCTTGACCGGCGAGATTCCAAGTGAGCTTTGTAACTTTCCCAAGCTTGAGCAACTCCTTCTCAACTCAAATCAACTTGAGGGCTCCATTCCAATCGAGATCGGAAACCTCACTAGCTTGAAATGGCTAATCCTCTACGACAATCAACTTAGCGGTTCCATTCCCAACACCGTAGGCAAGTTGAAGTATCTTGAAGTGATTAGAGCTGGTGGCAACAAGAACCTTGAAGGTTCATTGCCTCAAGAAATTGGCAACTGCAGCAATTTGTTGATGTTAGGCTTAGCAGAAACAAGCATCTCAGGTTTTCTCCCACCGAGCCTCGGCCTCCTGAAAAAACTCCAAACTGTCGCCATCTACACCACCCTCCTTTCCGGTCAAATCCCTCCAGAACTCGGTGACTGCACCGAGCTCCAAGACATATACCTTTATGAAAACTCACTCACTGGCTCAATTCCGAAAACATTGGGCAAGCTCCGAAAGCTTAGAAACCTTTTGCTCTGGCACAACAACTTTGTTGGTATCATCCCTCCTGAGCTCGGAAACTGCAACCAAATGTTGGTGATTGACATATCAATGAATTCCTTAACCGGAAGCATTCCACAATCATTCGGCAATCTAACTGAACTCCAAGAACTCCAGCTTAGCCTCAATCAAATCTCCGGAGAAATCCCAGCACAGCTTGGAAACTGCCAGAAGATCATTCACATCGAACTCGACAACAATCAAATCACTGGCTCAATCCCACCTGAAATAGGTAACTTATTTAATCTCACACTCTTTTACTTATGGCAGAACAAACTCGAAGGAAACATACCGCCTTCCATTTCCAACTGTCAAAACTTAGAAGCCATAGATTTATCTCAAAATGGCCTAGTGGGGCCTATTCCAAAAGGAGTTTTTCAACTGAAGAAACTCAACAAACTCTTGCTTCTTTCCAACAATCTCTCTGGTGAAATACCGCCCGAGATTGGAAACTGCTCGTCTTTGATTCGTTTTCGAGCTAATAACAACAAGGTTTCCGGAACTATTCCGGCCCAGATTGGAAATTTGAAGAATCTGAACTTCTTGGATCTCGGATCGAACAGGATTACCGGAGTAATCCCGGAAGAAATCTCGGGTTGTCAAAATCTCACATTTCTGGATTTGCATTCAAATGCTATTTCTGGTAACTTGCCACAGAGTTTTAACAAGCTCATTTCACTCCAGTTTATTGATTTCTCCAATAACTTGATTGAAGGCACACTGAGTCCAAGTCTTGGTTCACTGAGTTCACTCACCAAACTCACTCTTGCTAAGAACAGGCTGTCAGGTTCCATTCCGAGTCAACTCGGTTCCTGCTCCAAGTTACAGTTATTGGACCTGAGTGGAAATCAGTTATCAGGGAACATTCCGTCAAGTGTTGGAAAGATCCCGTCACTGGAAATCGCTTTGAATCTAAGCTTGAATCAACTTAATGGGGAGATTCCGTCAGAGTTCACGGGGTTAAACAAGCTTGGCATTTTGGATATTTCGTATAATCATCTTACAGGCGATCTTCAACATCTCGCAGCTTTGCAGAATCTTGTCGTGCTTAATGTCTCGCACAATAATTTCTCGGGACACGTGCCTGACACGCCCTTCTTCTCGAAGCTTCCTCTCAGTGTACTTTCCGGGAATCCTGCTCTTTGCTTCTCCGGTAACCAGTGCGATTCTGGTGACAAGCACGTTAAGCGAGGGACGGCAGCGCGTGTGGCAATGATTGTGCTGTTGTGTGCCGCATGTGCGCTCCTTTTGGCAGCGCTCTACATTATCCTGGCAAGCAAAAAACGTGGCAGTGGGGCCCAGGAGTGTGAAGGTGAGGATGACGTGGAGATGAGTCCGCCTTGGGAAGTGACTTTATATCAGAAACTAGACTTGTCAATTGCTGATGTGGCACGATCGTTGACAGCTGGCAATGTGATAGGACGAGGCCGGTCCGGTGTGGTTTACAAGGTTACCATTCCGTCTGGATTAATGGTAGCTGTTAAGAGGTTCAAGTCCGCAGAGAAGATTTCAGCCGCAGCATTTTCATCCGAGATTGCTACATTGGCGAGAATCCGGCACCGAAACATTGTCCGTTTACTCGGGTGGGGAGCAAACCGGAAAACAAAGTTGTTGTTTTATGATTACATGGCTAATGGCACATTAGGGACATTGTTACATGAAGGGAATAATGTTGGATTGGTGGAGTGGGAGACGCGGTTTAAGATCGCATTAGGGGTGGCGGAGGGGCTAGCGTATTTGCACCACGATTGCGTACCGCCGATTCTGCACCGAGATGTGAAAGCGCATAATATCTTGCTTGGGGACCGGTATGAGGCATATTTAGCCGATTTCGGGCTGGCTAGGCTGGTTGAAGACGACCATGGATCATTCTCTGCAAACCCGCAATTTGCAGGGTCCTATGGATACATTGCACCAG AGTACGCTTGCATGCTTAAAATCACTGAGAAGAGTGATGTGTATAGCTATGGAGTGGTCCTTTTAGAGACAATAACCGGAAAAAAGCCAGTCGATCCATCATTCCCGGATGGCCAACATGTTGTCCAATGGGTCAGAAACCACCTGAGGAGCAAGAAGGACCCAGTTGAAATACTTGATCCTAAACTGCAAGGCCACCCAGACACACAAATACAGGAAATGCTTCAAGCTCTTGGAATCTCTCTTCTTTGCACAAGCAATCGCGCTGAAGATCGCCCGACAATGAAAGATGTGGCAGTATTATTGAAGGAAATTCGACAGGAACTGATCACAGGCGGTGAGGCCCAGAAGCCGACCAACAAATCATCGAAAACGATGGAAAGCAACCCGTCATATTCGTCATCCTCGGTGACCCCAGCTCAATTGTTGATGCTTCAACAAGGGTCTTCTCGTTGCTCACTTGCTTactcatcttcatcatcaactACTATTACGTCaagtactaatcaataa